A region from the Neomonachus schauinslandi chromosome 2, ASM220157v2, whole genome shotgun sequence genome encodes:
- the REST gene encoding LOW QUALITY PROTEIN: RE1-silencing transcription factor (The sequence of the model RefSeq protein was modified relative to this genomic sequence to represent the inferred CDS: deleted 1 base in 1 codon) has protein sequence MATQVMGQSSGGGGLFTGSGNIGMALPNDMYDLHDLSKAELAAPQLIMLANVALTGEVSGSCCDYLVGEERQMAELMPVGDNNFSDSDGEGLEESPEIKGEPSGLENMELESLELSVVEPQPVFEVSATAPEIYSSSKDLPPETPGAEDKCKNLKSKPFRCKPCQYEAESEEQFVHHIRVHSAKKFFVEESAEKQAKARESGSSTAEEGDFSKGPIRCDRCGYNTNRYDHYTAHLKHHTRAGDNERVYKCIICTYTTVSEYHWRKHLRNHFPRKVYTCGKCNYFSDRKNNYVQHVRTHTGERPYKCELCPYSSSQKTHLTRHMRTHSGEKPFKCDQCSYVASNQHEVTRHARQVHNGPKPLNCPHCDYKTADRSNFKKHVELHVNPRQFNCPVCDYAASKKCNLQYHFKSKHPTCPNKTMDVSKVKLKKTKKREADLPDNNITNEKKETEQTKIKGDVAGKKNERSVKVEKKDNVSKEKKSCSNASTQVTTRTRKSAMETKEMDVHTGNNSETTCKTKKSKRRMEAEAHSLKDPVNDEEPMTKKKKKAESKSKNSQEVPKADSKVEETKKQNTCTKKSTKKKSLKNKSSKKGSKPAQKEPAQKGPVQMEPSPPRGPGQMESSPSKGPSQMEPSPSKGPSQMEPSPSKGPSQMEPSPSKGPSQMEPSPSKGPSHLEPSPRGPAQMEPPPPPPPMGPAQLEVDQMEPPPPTEPPLHMEPSPKKSPRKDKKEKSNTQSEMAWKEQVLIEVGLVPVKDSQLLKESAGAQDLSPPSTPPPKENLKEEESKDQKLFTEGEGSKEGPLQKVEEAEKSLAGLAAIIKESANISSSEQNLTMPEGEILDVKCQADTVLCEMEMDTDENKTENPPGKDPAVEEPVSPVLLPLPIENHEAVSKTAVTSPPVIVAVNESQEMDEDEGIHSHDGSDLSDNMSEGSDDSGLNGARPVPQETNRKNAKEALAVKVAEGDFVCIFCDRSFRKEKDYSKHLNRHLVNVYFLEKAAKGQE, from the exons ATGGCCACCCAGGTAATGGGGCAGTCTTCTGGAGGAGGAGGCCTGTTCACGGGCAGTGGCAACATTGGCATGGCCTTGCCTAACGACATGTATGACTTGCATGACCTCTCCAAAGCTGAATTGGCTGCGCCTCAGCTTATCATGTTGGCAAATGTGGCCTTAACTGGGGAAGTAAGTGGCAGCTGCTGTGATTACCTGGTTGGTGAAGAAAGACAGATGGCAGAATTGATGCCTGTTGGAGATAACAACTTTTCAGATAGTGATGGAGAAGGACTTGAGGAGTCCCCTGAAATAAAAGGTGAACCCAGTGGACTGGAAAACATGGAACTGGAAAGTTTGGAACTCAGTGTTGTAGAACCACAGCCTGTGTTTGAGGTCTCAGCTACTGCCCCAGAAATTTACAGCTCCAGTAAAGATCTTCCCCCTGAGACACCTGGAGCAGAGGACAAATGCAAGAACTTGAAGAGCAAACCTTTTCGCTGTAAGCCATGCCAGTATGAAGCCGAATCTGAAGAACAGTTTGTGCATCACATCAGAGTTCATAGTGCCAAGAAATTTTTTGTGGAAGAAAGTGCAGAGAAGCAAGCAAAAGCCAGAGAATCTGGGTCTTCCACTGCAGAGGAGGGAGATTTCTCCAAGGGCCCCATTCGCTGTGACCGCTGTGGCTATAATACCAATCGATACGATCACTATACTGCTCACCTGAAACACCACACCAGAGCTGGGGATAATGAGCGAGTCTACAAGTGTATCATTTGCACATACACCACAGTAAGCGAATATCACTGGAGGAAACACTTGAGAAACCATTTTCCAAGGAAAGTATACACATGTGGAAAATGCAACTATTTTtcagacagaaaaaataattatgttcaaCATGTTCGAACTCATACAG GGGAACGCCCATATAAATGTGAACTTTGTCCTTACTCAAGTTCTCAGAAGACTCATCTAACTAGACATATGCGTACTCATTCAG GTGAGAAGCCATTTAAATGTGATCAGTGCAGTTACGTGGCCTCTAATCAACATGAAGTAACCCGCCATGCGAGACAGGTTCATAATGGGCCTAAACCTCTTAACTGTCCACATTGTGACTACAAAACAGCAGATAGAAGTAACTTCAAAAAACATGTAGAGCTACATGTTAATCCACGGCAGTTCAATTGCCCTGTATGCGACTATGCAGCTTCCAAGAAGTGTAATCTGCAGTATCACTTCAAATCCAAGCATCCTACTTGTCCTAATAAAACAATGGATGTCTCAAAAGTGaaactaaagaaaaccaaaaagcgAGAGGCTGACCTGCCTGATAACAATATTaccaatgaaaaaaaagaaacagaacagacaaaaataaaggGGGATGTGGCTGGAAAGAAGAATGAGAGGTCTGtaaaagtggag aaaaaagataatgtttcaaaagagaaaaagtctTGTAGTAATGCTTCAACTCAAGTGACTACCAGAACTCGCAAATCCGCAATGGAAACTAAAGAAATGGATGTGCATACAGGAAATAATTCAGAAACAACCTGTAAAaccaagaaaagcaaaaggaggATGGAAGCTGAAGCCCATTCCTTAAAAGATCCTGTTAATGATGAGGAACctatgacaaaaaagaaaaagaaggcagaaagcaAATCCAAAAATAGTCAGGAAGTGCCAAAAGCTGATAGCAAAGTAGAGGAGACTAAAAAGCAAAATACTTGCAcgaaaaaaagtacaaagaagaaaagtctgaaaaataAGTCAAGTAAAAAAGGCAGCAAGCCTGCTCAAAAGGAGCCTGCTCAGAAGGGGCCTGTTCAGATGGAGCCTTCTCCTCCCAGGGGGCCTGGTCAAATGGAGTCTTCTCCTTCCAAGGGGCCTTCTCAGATGGAGCCCTCTCCTTCCAAGGGGCCTTCTCAGATGGAGCCCTCTCCTTCCAAGGGGCCTTCTCAGATGGAGCCCTCTCCTTCCAAGGGGCCTTCTCAGATGGAGCCTTCCCCTTCCAAGGGGCCTTCTCATTTGGAGCCTTCTCCCAGGGGGCCTGCTCAGATGGAGCCACCCCCT CCACCTCCTCCCATGGGGCCCGCTCAGCTGGAGGTTGATCAGATGgagcctcctcctcccacagAGCCTCCTCTTCACATGGAACCAAGTCCCAAAAAGTCTCCTcgaaaagataaaaaggaaaagtccAACACGCAGAGTGAAATGGCATGGAAGGAGCAAGTCCTTATTGAAGTTGGCTTAGTGCCTGTCAAAGATAGCCAACTTCTGAAGGAAAGTGCAGGTGCACAGGATCTCTCACCACCATCAACACCACCGCcaaaggaaaacttaaaagaagAGGAGTCAAAAGACCAAAAATTATTCACTGAAGGCGAAGGAAGCAAAGAAGGCCCTCTTCAAAAAgtagaagaggcagagaagagtcTAGCTGGTCTTGCTGCTATTATCAAGGAATCTGCCAATATTTCATCCTCTGAACAAAACTTGACTATGCCAGAGGGTGAAATTTTAGATGTTAAGTGTCAGGCTGACACTGTGCTTTGTGAAATGGAAATGGACACTGAtgagaacaaaacagagaatcccCCTGGCAAAGACCCAGCAGTTGAAGAACCAGTTTCACCAGTGCTCCTTCCCCTACCAATAGAAAACCACGAAGCAGTGTCCAAAACTGCTGTGACATCACCTCCTGTCATTGTAGCAGTAAATGAGTCTCAGGAAATGGATGAAGATGAAGGCATCCACAGTCATGATGGAAGTGATCTAAGTGACAACATGTCAGAGGGTAGTGATGACTCTGGATTGAATGGGGCCCGGCCAGTTCCACAAGAAACCAACAGGAAAAATGCAAAGGAAGCCTTGGCAGTCAAAGTGGCTGAGGGAGATTTTGTTTGTATCTTCTGTGATCGctcttttagaaaggaaaaagattacAGCAAGCACCTCAATCGCCATTTGGTTAATGTATACTTCCTTGAAAAAGCAGCTAAAGGGCAGGAGTAA